The Neisseria animaloris genome segment ATCAACCGCAGCTCGTGAAGCACCGATTGCCGCCCCTAAAGCATCGGCCAGCGGCGTTAATACCGCTTGAAACTGCTCGGCACTACCCAATGCCCGGCCGCCGGACACCACCACTTTGGCTTGCGTTAAATCGGGACGGCCGGATTGCGTTAATTCTCTTCCTACAAAGCGGCTCAGATTTTGGGCAGCTAATGCTTCGGTATGAGCCACTTCTGCGTTGCCACCTGTATTTTCCGCCGCATCGAACGCGGTAGCACGGAAAGTCAGCACTAATTTTGCCGCGTCGCTTTGCACGGTTTCAAAAGCATTGCCGGCATAAATCGGACGAACGAATGTTTTACCATCAATAATTTCCGTTAAATCAGAAACTTGCGGCACATCAAGTAGGGCGGCAATGCGTGGCAGCAGATTTTTACCGAATGCGGTAGCCGTTGCTGCAATATAACGGTAATCGGCAGCCAGTTTTACCGCGAGAGGAGCAATTTCCTCCGCCAAACCTTCACCGTAATGGGGGGCATCGGCCAGCAATACTTTAGCAACCCCTTTTACTTGCTTGGCTGCATCCGCAACTGAAACGGCATTGGAACCTGCCACCAAAACATGAACTTCTCCCAGTTTCGCAGCCGCCGTTACTGCGTGAAGGGTAGCGGGGTTTAACTGTTGGTTGTTGTGCTCTGCAATAATCAATACACTCATTTCCATCCCCTTAAATCACTTTGGCTTCGTTTTTCAATTTTTCAACCAATTCGGCAACATCCGCCAACTTCACGCCTGCCTGACGCGCCTTGGGTTCCGCCACTTTTACCACATTCAAACGCGGGGCAATGTCAATACCCAGCTCTGCCGGCGTAGTTTTTCCCAGCGGTTTTTTCTTAGCGGCCATGATATTGGGCAGCTTCACGAAACGCGGCTCGTTTAACCGTAAATCCGCACTGATAATAGCGGGTAACCTCAAGGCCAATGTTTCCTCGCCACCGTCTATTTCACGCTTAATCAACACTTCTTTTTCGCCCAATTCCACTTTACTGGCAAACGTGCCTTGCGGTGCGTTCAAAAGGGCGGCAAGCATTTGTGCGGTTTGGTTGGCATCATCGTCAATCGCCTGTTTGCCCAGCAGCAGAAGCTGGGGTTGCTCTTTCTCAGCCACGGCTTTAAGCAACTTGGCAACCGCCAACGGCTCCAACTTCTCGTCGGTTTCCACATGCACGGCACGGTCTGCACCCATCGCCAAAGCCGTGCGCAAGGTTTCTTCACATTTTTTACCACCCAACGATACCGCCACGATTTCAGCCAATTTGCCTGCTTCTTTCAAACGAACCGCTTCTTCTACGGCAATCTCGTCAAAAGGATTCATCGACATTTTAACGTTGCCGATATCCACATCCGAACCGTCGGTTTTCACGCGGACTTTTACGTTGTAATCCACCACGCGTTTTACGGCGACCAGTGCTTTCATGAAATCTCCTTGAAGCCGGAGCGATCCGGCAATAATTATTTGATCATCAATCTTAAAAACATAGTTTTTACCAAACAGGCTTCTGCCAACCTTCTTGGTAAAAACCACGCATTTATTGTTCAGACGGCCTCACATTATACCCGATTAAAGCAATTACTCTTCAGCTTTTACGGGATTTTAAGCCATTTTAAGGCTGCATCAATGTTCCGACAAAAACCGCAAATCTAATCCGCACTATTCGCTTTTGCCGACATACATTGCAATACGGCATGATAAACATCATCGGTGCTAGGGATTTTGCCGATATTACCCAGATTTTTCGCCCATGCAGAAACTTGCACACCGGTTTGCAGCGGGTCGGTATCAGTATAAATACCGACAACCGGTTTATCCAACGCATTCGCCAAATGTAGCAGGCCGGTGTCTACGCCGATTACGCCTTTTGCATTGTCCAGCAAATAAGCTGCTTGCAGCAGGCTCATTTTTTCACACACACGCACAAAAGGCAGCTTGCCGGCGATATTTTCAGCCCGCTGCTTTTCCGTATCGTTGCCCCACGGCAAATATACGACCGCGCCATCACGCCCGTGCAACTTTTCCGACAAAGCCAACCAATGTTCAATCGGCCACAATTTGCTGTCGCGGCTAGTTGCATGCAAGGCCACATAATAATGCGACGGCAAATCTTTCAGACGGCCTGCTTCGGGCACAACCAAACCGAAATGCTGCTCGGCAGGCATTTCATAACCGAAAGCCGAGGCAAATAGCGCGCGATTGCGCCAAACCGCATTTTTTCCTTTAGGCACAGCAAACGTTTGGTTGTACAGCAACGCAGCCCAACACTCGCGGGCGCTATTGAAATCCAACCCTTTTATCGGCGCATTGGCTGTTTTGGCAAACAACGCGCTTTTCAATAAACCTTGGCTGTCTAAAACAAAATCGAAGCGGTTATGGTGCAAACTGCTTTTCAGACGGCCTATCTCTTGCCATGTTGCCTTTTGCTTCAACTGCTTGCGCCATTGCCGCCAGCGCATGACATGCACTTCTTTCACGAAAGGGTGCAAGCGGGCAATATCGGCAAAAGCGGCCTCACACAGCCAATACAATTCCACATCGGGGCGCATACGCGACAAGTCATCCACTGCTGGCAATGTGTGGATTAAATCACCCATACTGGAAAGTCGCACAAGCAGCGTTTTCATCAAGATTTCCGTGCGTATATGTGTTTACGTTTCACGTGAAACATAAACAACTCATTGATTTTTAATATAATCATAAATCGAACGTGCGTTTTCCAACACAATCGCACCGTTATCGACCATTTCGTTCCACGCAGCTTCCACCGTTTCGGGAGCAATGCCCCTGCAAGCCGCCGCATTCACAATTACCTGCCAGTTTCCACCTTTTAAAAGTTGCAACACCGTTGTTTTCACACAATAATCGGTTGCCAAACCACCCACGATTAAGGTCTCCGCCCCTCTGTAATGCAGCCATTCGATCAAACCGGTGCTGAGTTTTTCTTCAATATCATGGAAACATGCACCGTAAGGGTGAAGCGCAGGGTCTATGCCTTTCCATACACAATAATCGTATTCTTTATCGGCAGGTAAACCGTCGAGCAATTCGAAACCTTTCGTGCCGACCATCGCGTGGGAAACCCATGTTAAATCTGCATCCGGCAAACCGGTGGATTTGAGCATATCGGTGGGATTTTCCACCAGCCATTTGGCTGACGGGCTGTGCGCATCCTTAGTCATCACGCGCAAATCCGCCAATGCAGCCTGTGCATTCAATTCCGATACAATCAAATCGCCTTCAGCCACCGGTAATTCGCCGGGGCATAAAGGCGAAAAAGTTTTCTGTGCATCTACATCTATCGACACTATCATATACAGCTTTCCGATTCCAGCAGCCGCCATTATAACAAAGGCCGTCTGAACAGGGGTATTCATACATGATAACGGCTGTTATCATGCTTACTTGTGTTTATTTTTTCAGACGGCCTCATGCAACATACCGTTCACAGCATTGCCACCGTACATTCCCCATACAAACAAAAGTTCGGCGTTGCCCGCCAACCCGGGCTGGTGCCTGCCGCAAAAGTATGCATCGAACTGAACCGCGAATTCACCGCCGACAGCATACGCGGTTTAGATACTTTCGATTATGTATGGATAAGTTTTATTTTTCATGATGTTATTACTGAAGGCTGGTCGCCGCTCGTTCGCCCGCCGCGTTTGGGCGGCAAGCAGAAAATGGGGGTATTTGCCACACGCAGCCCGCACCGTCCCAACCATATCGGCCTGTCGCTGTTGAAACTCGAACGCATCGAAACCGGTAAAACCGTACGTTTATATTGCAGCGGTGCCGATTTGCTCGACGGCACACCCGTTATCGACATCAAACCGTATATTCCTTTTGTGGAAGCCAAACCCGATGCGGCAGGCGGTTTTGCCGCCGAAAAACCGCAAGAGCTGACCGTAAACTGGCTGCCGGCTAGCGGTGCAGGCAACCTTGCGTCCGCCGAACGCGAAGTGATCGCCCAAAGCATCGCCCAAGACCCGCGCCCCGCCTATCAGGATATTCCCGAGCGGATATATGTAATGGCCATCTGCAACTACGAAGTAAAATTTCAGATACAAGGAAAAAACGCCAATATTATCAGCATCGTAGAATCAATGTCGGATTAAGAGGGCAGGGCGGTTGACTCTGCCGAATCTTTGCAATAAAGCCGCCGAAGGCCGTCTGAAATCCGATTTTTCAGACGGCCTTTACCATTTGCCATCTCCTGTCCGAACAGACAAACCCGCCTCTTTCGCTATACAATGAAGCCGTCTGAACCCACATAAAAAACGGTTATGCAAAAAATCACCCTGATTGCCGCCTGTGCCGACAACGGCTGTATCGGCATCGACAACACCATGCCGTGGCACCTGCCCGAAGATTTCGCCTTTTTCCGCACCTACACATCGGGCAAACCGGTAGTGATGGGGCGCAAAACATGGGAATCGCTGCCTAAAAAACCGCTGCCCAACCGCCGCAATATCGTGATTACCCGGCAAACAGGCTATGTTGCCGAAGGCGCGGAAACCGTATCCGGCCTGCAAGAAGCACTGGATTTATGCCCCGAAGCAGAAGAAATCATCATCATGGGCGGTGCGCAGATTTACACCCAAGCCCTGCCGCAAGCCACCGATTTGCGTATTACCGAAGTGCATTTAAACGTGGAAGGCGACGCATTTTTTCCCACCTTCAACCGCGCGGAATGGCAGGAAACCGCCCGCAAAAGCCACACTGCCGCCAACGGCATCCGTTACTCGTTCGTGCATTACCAAAGGTCCCAAAACGCAGAGGCCGTCTGAAAAAATTTCAGACGGCCTGCCCCAAACCACCCATAACAATCTGAATAAAGGAACACCATGACTTACCCCGCCTGTCCGCGATGCGGCTCGGAATTTACCTATCACGACGGCGTACAACTCGTCTGCCCAGAATGCGCCCACGAATGGCAGGAAGGCGAAGCCGCCGCCGAAGAAAGCCTTGTGGTGAAAGATGCCAACGGCACTCCGCTGGCCGACGGCGATACCGTAGTGCTGATTAAAGACTTAAAAGTCAAAGGCAGCTCGATGGTGATCAAGCAAGGTACCAAAGTAAAAGGCATCCGCCTACAAGAAGGCGACCACGACATCGCCTGCAAAATCGACGGCAGTGCCATGAATCTGAAATCGGAATTCGTGAAAAAAGCCTGATTCGGTCAAATCGGAAGAGGCCGTCTGAAACTTTATTTCAGACGGCCTCAAGCATTTCACGATTCGGTCGCAACCGCATCGCAGGCACTGCTTCCAACCACCGTTTTTTAAAACAGACGGCTGCTTTCAAACAAGATGATTCAATTTTGTTTGGTCCGGATTAATTCCGACAAATCATAACCTTGCTCGGCAGCCAGTTTAAGATAGGCTTGATAAACGGATTCATCGATTTGCGGTGTACGCGACAGTATCCAGAGATATTTACGATCAGGCTGGCCCACCATAGCAGTCCGATAATTTTCATCCAACGCCATAATCCAATAAGGTGCCTTACCAAACGGCAGGCGGCGCAACACTTTCGGTAGAAAAGAAACACTCAACCGGTTATTTGCATCACTTTGCGGACGGGCAAGCCCTTCGGCAACCGACCAATTTCCGTCGGCTTTCAAGCAACGGTTGATTACCGTAACCGTATTGTCGGGGTTGGGCGTATAAGTGGCCGTTACATTGGCGGCGCATTGCTTTTGGAAAGGCATCGGCAAACGAGCAATTTCGTACCATGTTCCGGCATACCGGCCAATATCTACCCGGTCAACCGTTTGCAACGGGGGCAAATCGGCCGCCTGCACCGACGCTCCAATACACGCCAATCCGAATAAAGTAGAAAATCTGAAGGCCATTTTAAGCTCCTGCTTGCGTGATGATGTCATTTAAAATATTTGATTATTTTAGAAAATTTAGAATAACACGATTTCTCGGACTTGTCGCGGCCGTAACCGAGATCATACGGCATTGCTGCACCTCAGCTCGAAGAAAGCGGTTTTGTAAGCCGCCGAAGCGGCAACGTAATCGGTGCTTGTACCGTCTGCGACTGCCCTAGTATCCCAAATGAGTTTGTTTGCCATACTGTTTCTAATCCCTTTTCCCTTGCTTTAGCGCATTCCAATCCACGGCATTTGCATCGCTATGCTAACAGCCCGAACCGCCCCAAAAATGCTACAATAACGCCTTTTCCATCCAACCCTACCGCCTTATGAAAAAATCTGCCGCGCCCAAATCGTTTGAAGACGCGCTCAAACGTCTGGAAACCCTCACCCAAGCCATGCAGAGCAGCGAAATGCCGCTGGAAGACGCGCTTGCCGCCTATCAGGAAGGCAACGAACTGGTGAAATACTGCCAAGCCAAACTCGCCGAAGTCGAGCAGAAGCTGCAAGTATTGGATGCGGGCGAACTGAAGGAGCTGAACCTTGAGCAAAGCGAATGATTTGAAAGCATGGCAGCAAAAAGCACAGGCGCAAACCGAGCTGGTGCTCGAGCGTATGATGCCGTCTGAAAACATGGTGCACCACACCCTGCACCAAGCCATGCGCTACGTTACCCTCGGTGGCGGCAAACGCCTGCGCCCATTGTTGGTGCTGGCTGCTTCCGAATTGGGCAGTGCCGATGTCGAAGCAGTAGGGCAGGCGATGGCGGCGGTGGAGTTGATACACGTTTATTCGCTGGTACATGACGACATGCCCGCAATGGACAACGACAGCCTGCGCCGCGGCAAACCTACCTGCCACATACAATATGACGAAGCCACCGCCTTGCTTACCGGAGACGCTCTGCAAACCTTGGCTTTCGACGTATTAAGCCGCCCCACGGCCTTGCCGCCCGCACGCCAACTCAGAATGGTCGGCATGCTGGCGCAAGCATCCGGCAGCCTCGGCATGGCGGGCGGGCAGGCGATTGATCTGGCCAACGTCGGCAAACCGATGACGCAAGCCGCGCTGGAACACATGCACAGCCTCAAAACCGGCGCACTCATCCGCGCCGCCGTGATGCTCGGCGCATTGTGCTGCCCCGATTTGAACGATAGCGACATCGAACGTCTGGACGATTACGCCCGCAAACTCGGCCTCGCCTTCCAAGTGATCGACGACGTGCTCGACTGCGAAGCCGACACCGCCACGCTCGGCAAAACCGCCGGCAAAGATGCCGACAACGACAAACCCACTTATGTAAAACTGATGGGGCTAACTGAAGCCCGCACCTATGCCGAAACATTGGTCGGTGAAGCCGTTGCCATACTGGAACCGTTTGATGCCAACGCCGCCCACTTGCGGCTATTGGCCGAATTCGTTACCGCCCGGAAAAACTGAAGCGGTTCCGATACCCCATACAGACATTAAGGCCGTCTGAAAAATCGTTTCAGACGGCCTTTACCCAACCCCACAGCACACCAGATTGATTTATGAACATATTTTACGAAGAATCCGGCCAATTCAAAGTGGCTACCGTCGTTCAGAAAAACGATGCCAACTATCAGGCCGACACCCAGCACGGAAAACGCACCAAAGTTAAAGCCGCCAACGTATTTGTCGAATTCGACACCCCGCTCGACGACTTCCTGAACAAAGCCCAAGCCGAAGCTGCCGACATCGACACCGATTTGCTGTGGGAAGTGTGCGGCGAAGAAGAGTTCACCGCCGAAGCCATCGCCGAAGAATATTTCGGCCACGCGCCCACCAAAACCGAGCTGGCCGCCACCCTGATCGCCCTCTACGCCGCGCCGATGTACTTCTACAAAAAGGCCAAAGGCGTATTCAAAGCCGCGCCCGAAGAAACCCTCAAGCAGGCGCTGGCCGCCATCGAGCGCAAAAAGCAGCAGGAAGAGCAAATCGAAAGCTG includes the following:
- a CDS encoding electron transfer flavoprotein subunit alpha/FixB family protein encodes the protein MSVLIIAEHNNQQLNPATLHAVTAAAKLGEVHVLVAGSNAVSVADAAKQVKGVAKVLLADAPHYGEGLAEEIAPLAVKLAADYRYIAATATAFGKNLLPRIAALLDVPQVSDLTEIIDGKTFVRPIYAGNAFETVQSDAAKLVLTFRATAFDAAENTGGNAEVAHTEALAAQNLSRFVGRELTQSGRPDLTQAKVVVSGGRALGSAEQFQAVLTPLADALGAAIGASRAAVDAEYAPNDVQVGQTGKVVAPQLYIAVGISGAIQHTAGMQDSKVIVAINKDPDAPIFNVADYGLVGDLFDIVPKLTAALKD
- a CDS encoding electron transfer flavoprotein subunit beta/FixA family protein, encoding MKALVAVKRVVDYNVKVRVKTDGSDVDIGNVKMSMNPFDEIAVEEAVRLKEAGKLAEIVAVSLGGKKCEETLRTALAMGADRAVHVETDEKLEPLAVAKLLKAVAEKEQPQLLLLGKQAIDDDANQTAQMLAALLNAPQGTFASKVELGEKEVLIKREIDGGEETLALRLPAIISADLRLNEPRFVKLPNIMAAKKKPLGKTTPAELGIDIAPRLNVVKVAEPKARQAGVKLADVAELVEKLKNEAKVI
- the waaC gene encoding lipopolysaccharide heptosyltransferase I; protein product: MKTLLVRLSSMGDLIHTLPAVDDLSRMRPDVELYWLCEAAFADIARLHPFVKEVHVMRWRQWRKQLKQKATWQEIGRLKSSLHHNRFDFVLDSQGLLKSALFAKTANAPIKGLDFNSARECWAALLYNQTFAVPKGKNAVWRNRALFASAFGYEMPAEQHFGLVVPEAGRLKDLPSHYYVALHATSRDSKLWPIEHWLALSEKLHGRDGAVVYLPWGNDTEKQRAENIAGKLPFVRVCEKMSLLQAAYLLDNAKGVIGVDTGLLHLANALDKPVVGIYTDTDPLQTGVQVSAWAKNLGNIGKIPSTDDVYHAVLQCMSAKANSAD
- a CDS encoding nicotinamidase; the protein is MIVSIDVDAQKTFSPLCPGELPVAEGDLIVSELNAQAALADLRVMTKDAHSPSAKWLVENPTDMLKSTGLPDADLTWVSHAMVGTKGFELLDGLPADKEYDYCVWKGIDPALHPYGACFHDIEEKLSTGLIEWLHYRGAETLIVGGLATDYCVKTTVLQLLKGGNWQVIVNAAACRGIAPETVEAAWNEMVDNGAIVLENARSIYDYIKNQ
- the tsaA gene encoding tRNA (N6-threonylcarbamoyladenosine(37)-N6)-methyltransferase TrmO, producing the protein MQHTVHSIATVHSPYKQKFGVARQPGLVPAAKVCIELNREFTADSIRGLDTFDYVWISFIFHDVITEGWSPLVRPPRLGGKQKMGVFATRSPHRPNHIGLSLLKLERIETGKTVRLYCSGADLLDGTPVIDIKPYIPFVEAKPDAAGGFAAEKPQELTVNWLPASGAGNLASAEREVIAQSIAQDPRPAYQDIPERIYVMAICNYEVKFQIQGKNANIISIVESMSD
- a CDS encoding dihydrofolate reductase, with protein sequence MQKITLIAACADNGCIGIDNTMPWHLPEDFAFFRTYTSGKPVVMGRKTWESLPKKPLPNRRNIVITRQTGYVAEGAETVSGLQEALDLCPEAEEIIIMGGAQIYTQALPQATDLRITEVHLNVEGDAFFPTFNRAEWQETARKSHTAANGIRYSFVHYQRSQNAEAV
- a CDS encoding zinc ribbon domain-containing protein YjdM, with product MTYPACPRCGSEFTYHDGVQLVCPECAHEWQEGEAAAEESLVVKDANGTPLADGDTVVLIKDLKVKGSSMVIKQGTKVKGIRLQEGDHDIACKIDGSAMNLKSEFVKKA
- a CDS encoding lipocalin family protein, with the protein product MAFRFSTLFGLACIGASVQAADLPPLQTVDRVDIGRYAGTWYEIARLPMPFQKQCAANVTATYTPNPDNTVTVINRCLKADGNWSVAEGLARPQSDANNRLSVSFLPKVLRRLPFGKAPYWIMALDENYRTAMVGQPDRKYLWILSRTPQIDESVYQAYLKLAAEQGYDLSELIRTKQN
- a CDS encoding exodeoxyribonuclease VII small subunit, with the translated sequence MKKSAAPKSFEDALKRLETLTQAMQSSEMPLEDALAAYQEGNELVKYCQAKLAEVEQKLQVLDAGELKELNLEQSE
- a CDS encoding polyprenyl synthetase family protein codes for the protein MSKANDLKAWQQKAQAQTELVLERMMPSENMVHHTLHQAMRYVTLGGGKRLRPLLVLAASELGSADVEAVGQAMAAVELIHVYSLVHDDMPAMDNDSLRRGKPTCHIQYDEATALLTGDALQTLAFDVLSRPTALPPARQLRMVGMLAQASGSLGMAGGQAIDLANVGKPMTQAALEHMHSLKTGALIRAAVMLGALCCPDLNDSDIERLDDYARKLGLAFQVIDDVLDCEADTATLGKTAGKDADNDKPTYVKLMGLTEARTYAETLVGEAVAILEPFDANAAHLRLLAEFVTARKN